A stretch of the Candidatus Binataceae bacterium genome encodes the following:
- a CDS encoding pyroglutamyl-peptidase I codes for MDRAILLTGFEPFGGERMNPSWEVAERLKGRRFGDATVHAVRLPVNCSHAAAAVTEALEELQPVAFLGLGQAGGRPALSLEKVALNLIDEHPTRETDGGIDGQPIVREGPDAYFSRLPLKQLLEALREHQVPAALSLSAGVYICNAVMYVAMHSLRERNAPAGFIHLPYETAQVTRRAAPSMPLDLMVTGIEVVLNTLSSLP; via the coding sequence ATGGATCGCGCGATTCTTCTTACCGGCTTCGAGCCGTTCGGCGGCGAACGGATGAACCCTTCGTGGGAGGTCGCTGAGCGGCTCAAGGGCCGGCGCTTCGGCGACGCGACCGTTCATGCGGTCCGCCTGCCAGTGAATTGCTCGCATGCGGCCGCGGCAGTAACCGAGGCGCTTGAGGAGTTGCAGCCGGTTGCTTTTCTGGGTCTGGGGCAGGCGGGAGGCCGTCCAGCTCTATCACTCGAAAAGGTCGCGCTGAATCTGATCGACGAGCATCCCACGCGCGAGACCGACGGTGGAATCGACGGTCAACCGATCGTGCGCGAAGGTCCGGATGCCTATTTTTCCCGCCTCCCGCTCAAGCAGTTGCTTGAAGCGCTGCGCGAGCATCAGGTCCCGGCTGCCCTCTCGCTCAGCGCCGGGGTTTATATATGCAACGCCGTCATGTACGTCGCGATGCATTCGCTGCGAGAACGTAACGCTCCTGCGGGCTTCATCCACCTTCCGTACGAGACGGCTCAAGTGACGCGGCGCGCGGCGCCAAGCATGCCGCTCGATCTGATGGTTACCGGAATCGAGGTCGTGCTGAACACGCTTTCGTCTTTGCCGTAA
- a CDS encoding helix-turn-helix domain-containing protein, producing the protein MDEVASYLRVHTSTVYRMAKNRSIPAFKIGSDWRFNRESIDQWRVRAEQSAATERLGN; encoded by the coding sequence TTGGACGAAGTTGCTAGCTATCTCCGCGTGCATACCTCGACGGTTTATCGGATGGCGAAAAACCGCTCGATTCCTGCATTCAAAATTGGCAGCGATTGGCGCTTCAATCGCGAATCGATTGACCAATGGCGGGTGCGGGCGGAGCAGAGCGCAGCCACCGAACGATTGGGTAACTAG
- a CDS encoding sulfurtransferase, whose translation MEPGRNSSEYLVDAEWLRGRRGDRNVLLVDTRPGADYWAGHLEDARHFDPFPFHHSDTSEAGLRNFRGQLAWIFSTLGISGRETVVAYEENSGMRATRAAWALEYMGHPQVRILDGGLGLAAQELVTAAPAVTSSNFAEDPRGTAIASYEYIVERLGTADSQIFDVRTDEEYFGERVRARHGGAIPTAIHRDWSDNLDARGAFKPAAQLRDEFAKLGLVPEREIIPYCQGGYRSANAYIALRVAGYPRVRNYLGSWAEWGNRDDLPIDRPRRRLARGMPR comes from the coding sequence ATGGAGCCGGGACGAAACAGCAGCGAATATCTCGTGGATGCGGAGTGGTTGCGAGGGCGTCGTGGGGACCGTAACGTCCTACTAGTCGATACGCGGCCGGGCGCCGATTACTGGGCTGGGCATCTTGAGGACGCGCGCCATTTCGACCCGTTTCCCTTCCATCACAGCGATACCAGCGAGGCCGGATTGCGCAACTTTCGCGGCCAGCTCGCCTGGATTTTTTCAACGCTCGGAATCAGTGGGCGAGAGACCGTCGTCGCATATGAGGAAAATTCCGGGATGCGGGCGACGCGCGCCGCCTGGGCGCTCGAATATATGGGCCATCCGCAGGTGCGGATCCTCGACGGTGGACTCGGGCTCGCGGCGCAAGAGCTGGTGACAGCCGCGCCCGCCGTAACTTCGTCGAATTTCGCTGAAGACCCGCGCGGCACCGCGATCGCATCGTACGAGTACATCGTCGAGCGGCTAGGTACGGCCGACTCACAGATCTTCGACGTCCGTACCGACGAGGAGTATTTTGGCGAGCGCGTCCGCGCACGCCACGGCGGCGCGATACCGACTGCGATCCATCGCGACTGGAGCGATAACCTCGACGCGCGCGGCGCGTTCAAGCCGGCCGCGCAGCTCCGCGACGAATTCGCCAAGCTGGGTCTCGTGCCCGAGCGCGAAATCATCCCCTATTGCCAGGGCGGTTATCGCTCGGCCAACGCTTACATTGCCTTGCGCGTCGCGGGCTATCCGCGCGTTCGCAACTATCTGGGCTCCTGGGCGGAGTGGGGCAATCGCGACGATCTGCCGATTGACCGCCCGCGCCGGCGCCTTGCGCGCGGGATGCCGAGATAG